A single genomic interval of Spinacia oleracea cultivar Varoflay chromosome 6, BTI_SOV_V1, whole genome shotgun sequence harbors:
- the LOC110780791 gene encoding protein ALP1-like, with the protein MLFQKSSSSESSDEDQYQNTDEMVDEFVTNHLLNTSFPRGPRPPNTDILVRANRQREEGHNRLFNDYFAVNPVYSEKQFRRRFRMKRPLFCRIMNKVVENEVWFQQRRDAAGRLGLSGLQKCTAAIRMLAYGVAPDAVDEYLRIGETTTKKSLLLFTQGVIKHFEEDYLRSPSSEDLRRILYQNEMRGFPGMIGSIDCMHWEWKNCPNAWKGQYAGRSGKASLILEAVADQDLWIWHAFFGIPGSCNDLNVLYRSPVFDDVLQGKAPPINFRVNGHEYNLGYYLTDGIYPNWATFIQGFTLPQLKKHKLFADKQAHARKDVERAFGVLQARFAIIRQPSLAYDEDTLGDIMKACIIMHNMIVEDERDNYVRAEVLRKYYEDDLSSTSATVNNDEPFEFQSGQPVNINAYLGRRSTLRDSRIHDALKHDLIEHIWEKYGSNNNNN; encoded by the coding sequence atgttgTTTCAAAAAAGTTCTAGCTCTGAATCTTCTGATGAAGATCAATACCAAAATACTGATGAAATGGTTGACGAATTCGTCACTAATCATTTACTAAACACATCCTTTCCACGAGGTCCTAGACCTCCAAATACTGACATTCTCGTTCGAGCTAATAGACAACGTGAAGAAGGGCATAATCGCTTGTTCAACGATTACTTTGCAGTTAATCCCGTATACTCAGAAAAACAATTTCGTCGGAGGTTTCGAATGAAAAGACCTTTGTTCTGTCGTATCATGAACAAAGTGGTTGAAAACGAAGTATGGTTCCAACAGAGACGAGATGCTGCCGGAAGACTAGGGTTATCAGGATTGCAAAAATGCACTGCAGCTATCAGAATGTTAGCATATGGTGTTGCTCCCGATGCAGTTGATGAATATCTACGAATAGGTGAAACAACTACAAAAAagtcattattattattcactCAGGGTGTGATCAAGCATTTTGAAGAGGATTACCTAAGAAGTCCTTCATCTGAAGACTTAAGAAGGATCCTTTATCAAAATGAAATGCGTGGATTTCCTGGCATGATCGGTAGTATTGATTGCATGCACTGGGAGTGGAAGAATTGCCCTAATGCATGGAAAGGTCAATACGCCGGACGAAGTGGGAAAGCTAGCCTCATTTTGGAGGCTGTTGCGGATCAAGATCTATGGATTTGGCATGCATTTTTTGGCATTCCTGGTTCATGTAATGACCTTAATGTTCTTTATCGTTCTCCTGTGTTTGATGATGTTTTGCAGGGTAAGGCACCTCCTATAAATTTTAGAGTGAATGGGCATGAATACAACCTTGGGTACTACCTTACAGATGGTATTTATCCAAATTGGGCTACATTCATCCAAGGATTTACCCTTCCTCAACTTAAAAAGCACAAACTTTTTGCTGATAAACAAGCACATGCTCGGAAAGATGTTGAACGTGCTTTCGGAGTTCTGCAAGCAAGATTTGCCATCATACGGCAACCGTCTCTTGCTTATGATGAAGATACATTAGGCGACATAATGAAGGCTTGTATCATCATGCACAACATGATAGTTGAGGATGAACGAGACAACTACGTCCGAGCTGAGGTGTTAAGAAAGTACTATGAAGATGACCTTTCGAGTACAAGTGCAACGGTGAATAACGATGAACCTTTCGAGTTTCAAAGCGGACAACCTGTCAACATTAACGCGTACTTGGGGAGAAGATCAACTTTGCGTGACAGCCGAATTCATGACGCTCTAAAACATGATTTGATCGAGCACATTTGGGAAAAATATGgatcaaataataataataattaa
- the LOC110777518 gene encoding uncharacterized protein — protein MPYIEKAPLFKGCSPEFINQLGPPSYEYIAPEKELVVHMDYGKAVDDDAVLHSRASFSNESISQDHSNEGVPSTPRPAVTLTPELIPTLHAFLPPNSQSPVAQSAQPQLSTSTTAHSHPHSTNEKGAFSQGWSQQPQATDPTEQSQQFGVQGYSNAPLSSNFQSYASNLNMGRHPVPVPSTIMQMQNPVYNFQEQGSVFQASW, from the coding sequence ATGCCGTATATAGAAAAAGCTCCTCTTTTTAAAGGATGTTCTCCAGAGTTCATCAATCAGCTGGGGCCTCCTTCATATGAATATATTGCTCCTGAGAAAGAATTAGTTGTGCATATGGATTATGGCAAAGCTGTAGATGATGACGCAGTACTGCATTCAAGAGCATCCTTCTCAAATGAATCTATTTCACAAGATCATTCTAATGAAGGCGTTCCCTCTACACCACGACCTGCAGTCACATTAACACCTGAACTTATTCCTACACTTCACGCATTTCTCCCACCCAATTCCCAATCTCCGGTGGCTCAGAGTGCTCAGCCACAATTAAGTACTTCCACAACAGCACACTCACATCCTCATTCGACAAATGAGAAAGGAGCTTTCTCGCAGGGTTGGAGCCAACAGCCTCAAGCTACTGATCCAACTGAACAATCTCAACAGTTTGGGGTACAAGGGTATTCAAACGCGCCCCTTTCTTCTAATTTCCAGTCATATGCGTCCAACTTAAACATGGGCCGCCACCCTGTCCCAGTTCCTTCAACAATTATGCAAATGCAAAATCCTGTATACAACTTCCAAGAGCAGGGTTCTGTCTTCCAGGCCTCCTGGTAA
- the LOC110778060 gene encoding heat stress transcription factor B-4, with protein MAVMVDNCEGLLLSLDNGKSVPAPFLTKTYHLVDDPATDHIVSWGEDDTTFIVWRPPEFARDLLPNYFKHNNFSSFVRQLNTYGFRKIVPDRWEFANEFFKRGEKHLLCEIHRRKTGQQHQLPTHLNFGHPSATSYLPNYFPSVSLSPPNSADDDHRDFDSSSGSPPSLSSPSASKSYADALTSLSEENERLRKSNTILISELTHMRKLYNDIIYFVQNHVKPAVAPTNSGYPSASSLLLSSAAVAAAATTTSFSAHPNNFNQFIKKGINTNSNYNVGNFSQSYAAKRSNLRVLEDNESSSTSCNTKLFGVPIQSKKRLHPDQTVENNYKARMVLDKHDLGLNLMLPSPSS; from the exons ATGGCAGTAATGGTGGATAATTGTGAAGGTCTACTTCTGTCATTAGACAACGGAAAATCAGTCCCCGCTCCATTCCTCACCAAAACGTACCATTTGGTCGATGATCCTGCAACCGATCACATCGTTTCTTGGGGCGAAGATGACACCACATTTATCGTCTGGCGTCCCCCGGAGTTCGCCCGTGACCTCCTCCCTAACTACTTCAAGCACAACAATTTCTCTAGCTTTGTCCGCCAACTCAATACATAT GGTTTTAGGAAGATTGTACCGGACAGATGGGAGTTCGCGAACGAGTTCTTCAAGCGAGGGGAGAAGCATTTATTATGCGAGATCCATAGGAGGAAAACAGGTCAACAACATCAATTACCAACTCATTTAAACTTCGGCCACCCTTCAGCCACCTCCTACTTACCTAACTACTTCCCATCTGTAAGCCTTTCGCCACCAAACTCAGCCGATGACGACCACCGTGACTTCGACTCTTCTTCCGGATCTCCGCCTTCATTATCTTCACCGTCAGCCTCAAAGTCCTACGCCGACGCCCTCACTTCTCTCTCCGAAGAGAACGAGCGTCTCCGAAAGTCAAATACAATACTTATCTCGGAGCTCACTCACATGAGGAAACTCTACAATGACATTATCTACTTTGTTCAGAATCATGTTAAGCCTGCTGTTGCTCCTACCAACTCTGGATACCCATCTGCGTCCTCATTGCTACTCTCATCAgctgctgttgctgctgctgctactaCTACGAGTTTTTCCGCGCATCCAAATAACTTCAATCAATTTATCAAAAAAGGTATTAATACTAATAGTAATTACAATGTGGGGAATTTCAGTCAATCTTATGCTGCCAAGAGGAGTAATTTGAGGGTTTTGGAAGATAATGAGAGTAGTAGCACAAGCTGTAACACCAAGTTATTTGGAGTTCCGATTCAATCTAAGAAGCGATTACATCCAGATCAGACGGTTGAGAATAATTACAAGGCTCGTATGGTGTTAGATAAGCATGATCTTGGACTAAATCTCATGCTTCCTTCTCCTTCATCTTAG
- the LOC110780792 gene encoding glutathione S-transferase T3-like, which translates to MDRNYYSQNAQIVDDFDVTNINDPQFSSYLQGIGGNSTSQNYQQVDGEDEEEENVPETQEPIMTHPLATNPNQQVAVSSSSRSWSVKEDEALISSYMLHCTDILVGTDQKACELWKKVSSTYDAIQVQRPYELPPRSLKMLESRWRRMATDIILWSGCVEEARRLMGSGSNVVDENSTAHKLFRDSVKPKPRNFLCEHGWRMVTAYPKWRKKLRWGMSKKDRDIHDTESDPEDIGGSGKRTRVDANGDTIIESGGSYVSGGIQRPDGVKKTKAKRKGKGLASEEETSSFSEQLKANNEMRINDHQLRQRKFDFDVSREANRRDTRQKEMEIEERHVAVEEEKLQMERVKMKHLTLQTLMMKGTLTPNEEQYKDKLFQELVGDNN; encoded by the coding sequence ATGGATCGTAATTATTATTCTCAAAATGCTCaaattgttgatgattttgatgttACTAACATCAATGATCCTCAATTTAGTTCATATTTGCAAGGAATTGGAGGAAATTCTACCTCTCAAAATTATCAGCAGGTTGATGGTGAAGATGAGGAAGAGGAAAATGTTCCTGAGACCCAAGAACCGATCATGACGCATCCGTTGGCAACAAATCCAAATCAACAAGTTGCAGTTTCATCATCTTCTCGAAGTTGGTCTGTTAAAGAGGATGAAGCGCTGATTTCTTCCTACATGTTACATTGCACTGACATACTTGTTGGAACCGACCAGAAAGCATGCGAGCTTTGGAAGAAGGTTTCGTCAACGTATGACGCGATTCAGGTACAAAGGCCTTATGAACTTCCTCCAAGAAGCCTTAAAATGTTAGAGAGCCGTTGGAGAAGGATGGCTACCGACATTATTCTCTGGAGTGGTTGCGTAGAAGAAGCTCGTAGGTTAATGGGTAGTGGGAGTAATGTTGTGGACGAAAATAGTACCGCCCACAAGTTATTCCGCGACTCTGTAAAACCTAAACCTAGAAACTTCTTATGTGAGCATGGTTGGAGGATGGTCACTGCGTACCCGAAGTGGAGAAAAAAATTGAGGTGGGGTATGTCCAAGAAAGATAGAGATATACACGACACCGAAAGTGATCCCGAAGATATTGGTGGCAGTGGCAAGAGAACTAGAGTTGATGCTAATGGTGACACCATCATAGAAAGTGGTGGTAGCTATGTATCTGGAGGCATTCAACGACCAGATGGTGTGAAGAAAACTAAGGCCAAACGAAAAGGAAAAGGGTTAGCATCAGAAGAGGAAACTTCGAGTTTCAGCGAACAGCTCAAGGCTAACAATGAAATGAGAATCAATGACCACCAATTACGACAACGAAAATTTGATTTTGATGTGTCAAGGGAAGCAAATAGAAGAGACACaaggcaaaaagaaatggaaATTGAGGAGAGGCATGTGGCTGTGGAAGAAGAGAAACTACAAATGGAAAGAGTCAAGATGAAACATCTCACGTTACAGACATTAATGATGAAGGGGACGCTAACTCCTAATGAAGAACAATACAAGGATAAATTGTTTCAAGAGCTCGTTGGTGATAACAATTAG